The following proteins are encoded in a genomic region of Streptomyces sp. NBC_01723:
- the nadD gene encoding nicotinate-nucleotide adenylyltransferase has protein sequence MGEQDTPTGPAYTPGRGTQNAVPARATGPGNGPSSPGKRRLGVMGGTFDPIHHGHLVAASEVAAQFQLDEVVFVPTGQPWQKSHRTVSAAEDRYLMTVVATVENPQFSVSRIDIDRGGPTYTVDTLRDLRALNPDADLFFITGADALAQILTWRDSEELFSLAHFIGVTRPGHTLTDAGLPKGGVSLVEVPALAISSTDCRARVAKGDPVWYLVPDGVVRYIDKRQLYRGE, from the coding sequence ATGGGAGAGCAGGACACGCCTACCGGCCCGGCGTACACGCCGGGGCGCGGCACGCAGAACGCGGTGCCCGCCCGCGCCACCGGTCCGGGCAACGGCCCGTCGTCGCCGGGCAAGCGCCGTCTGGGCGTCATGGGCGGCACCTTCGACCCGATCCACCACGGGCACCTCGTGGCGGCCAGCGAGGTCGCCGCGCAGTTCCAGCTCGACGAGGTGGTGTTCGTCCCCACCGGACAGCCGTGGCAGAAGAGCCACCGCACGGTGTCCGCGGCCGAGGACCGCTACCTGATGACCGTCGTCGCGACCGTCGAGAACCCGCAGTTCTCCGTGAGCCGCATCGACATCGACCGCGGCGGCCCCACCTACACCGTGGACACCCTGCGCGACCTGCGCGCCCTCAACCCGGACGCGGACCTGTTCTTCATCACCGGCGCCGACGCCCTCGCCCAGATCCTCACCTGGCGCGACAGCGAGGAGCTGTTCTCCCTGGCGCACTTCATCGGCGTCACCCGGCCCGGTCACACCCTCACGGACGCCGGACTCCCCAAGGGCGGCGTCTCGCTCGTCGAGGTCCCGGCCCTCGCCATCTCCTCCACGGACTGCCGTGCGAGAGTCGCCAAGGGCGATCCCGTCTGGTATTTGGTGCCGGACGGCGTCGTGCGCTACATCGACAAACGCCAGCTGTACCGCGGCGAGTGA
- a CDS encoding M48 family metallopeptidase codes for MSDGHQDNGHEHVPSRQRRRFPGISSRAYEHPADRSALVALRKLSGFDTVFKALSGLLPERSLRLLFLSDSVRVSDRQFAHLNVMLRDACYILDLEKVPPMYVNQDPVPNAMCIGLDEPIIVVTTGLVELLDEEEMRAVVGHEVGHALSGHSVYRTILLFLTSLAVRVAWIPLGNVAIMAIVTALREWFRKSELSADRAGLLVGQDIQASMRGLMKIAGGNHLHEMNVDAFLEQADEYEAGGDLRDSVLKILNVLPRTHPFTTVRAAELKKWAASRDFQRIMDGHYPRRDEDKDTSVRDSFRESASHYATHVRGSKDPLMKLVNDIAGGAGDLGDRMRRGFGGFTSSQPRPPGDANGSSEGPAGTDGPKDPDDRPPRDGA; via the coding sequence ATGTCCGACGGCCATCAGGACAACGGGCACGAGCACGTGCCGAGCCGGCAGCGCAGGCGCTTCCCGGGGATCTCCTCACGTGCGTACGAGCATCCGGCCGACCGCAGCGCACTGGTGGCGCTGCGCAAGCTGAGCGGTTTCGACACGGTCTTCAAGGCGCTGAGCGGCCTGCTGCCCGAGCGGAGTCTGCGGCTGCTGTTCCTGTCCGACTCGGTGCGCGTCTCGGACCGGCAGTTCGCCCATCTGAACGTCATGCTGCGCGACGCCTGCTACATCCTGGACCTGGAGAAGGTCCCGCCGATGTACGTCAACCAGGACCCGGTGCCGAACGCGATGTGCATCGGTCTGGACGAGCCGATCATCGTCGTGACCACGGGCCTGGTCGAGCTGCTCGACGAGGAGGAGATGCGGGCGGTGGTCGGGCACGAGGTGGGGCACGCGCTGTCCGGGCACTCGGTCTACCGGACCATCCTGCTCTTCCTGACCTCCCTGGCCGTCCGGGTCGCCTGGATCCCTCTGGGCAACGTGGCGATCATGGCGATCGTGACCGCGCTGCGGGAGTGGTTCCGCAAGTCGGAGCTGTCCGCCGACCGGGCGGGGCTGCTGGTGGGCCAGGACATCCAGGCGTCCATGCGCGGCCTGATGAAGATCGCGGGCGGCAACCACCTGCACGAGATGAACGTGGACGCGTTCCTGGAGCAGGCCGACGAGTACGAGGCCGGGGGCGACCTGCGCGACTCCGTGCTGAAGATCCTCAACGTGCTGCCGCGCACCCATCCCTTCACCACGGTTCGGGCGGCCGAGCTGAAGAAGTGGGCGGCCTCCCGCGACTTCCAGCGGATCATGGACGGCCACTACCCGCGGCGCGACGAGGACAAGGACACCTCGGTCCGGGACTCCTTCCGGGAGTCGGCCTCCCACTACGCGACGCATGTGCGCGGCTCCAAGGACCCGCTGATGAAGCTGGTCAACGACATCGCGGGCGGCGCCGGTGACCTCGGTGACCGGATGCGGCGGGGCTTCGGCGGCTTCACGTCCTCCCAGCCGCGACCGCCCGGTGACGCGAACGGGTCCTCCGAGGGCCCAGCCGGTACCGACGGCCCCAAGGACCCGGACGACCGCCCGCCGCGCGACGGCGCCTGA
- a CDS encoding SCO2583 family membrane protein: MAGLGDPPGGTPEGAPGGGEDEYRSVVFDESFVRAARLQEFSAQERITDHAPAVRRRPPLRRAGLSRQALVLVVLIAVAFGTAIYMGVRHPYQNPSAQRAAEPVRMTVVPLAPQGRVPGADDAGFLYEHSPAARFRTAAEGVPLPGVRRTAHFSEDQVLNALTTAKNYIVRSALDPDVLGGREVRSVRVLLDPDQLHQFDESFERPTADGRHAPTGWLVRFDPVRAELADPEIRVNGSLRALETDASTLEVTADHTMVYALRPAGDQRAGTSLFTVRRELTFRYDREDLRLHQTQLVASYVQAGPLSCAEDSANHLRPLLAGQTARTGAPAGTDPYTSDNATALCGTLAASAQPKV; this comes from the coding sequence ATGGCAGGGCTTGGCGATCCGCCCGGAGGGACGCCCGAGGGCGCCCCCGGCGGCGGAGAGGACGAATACCGATCCGTCGTCTTCGACGAGTCGTTCGTCCGCGCTGCCCGGCTCCAGGAGTTCTCCGCCCAGGAACGCATCACCGACCACGCCCCCGCCGTCCGCCGCCGCCCGCCGCTGCGCCGGGCCGGCCTCTCCCGGCAGGCGCTCGTCCTCGTCGTCCTGATCGCCGTGGCCTTCGGCACCGCCATCTACATGGGCGTACGGCACCCGTACCAGAACCCGTCCGCGCAGCGGGCCGCCGAGCCGGTGCGGATGACGGTCGTCCCGCTCGCACCCCAGGGCAGGGTGCCCGGCGCCGACGACGCCGGCTTCCTCTACGAGCACAGTCCCGCCGCGCGGTTCCGCACCGCCGCCGAGGGCGTCCCGCTGCCGGGGGTCCGGCGCACGGCGCACTTCTCCGAGGACCAGGTACTAAACGCGCTGACCACCGCCAAGAACTACATCGTCCGCTCGGCACTGGACCCGGACGTGCTCGGCGGCCGGGAGGTGCGTTCGGTGCGTGTCCTGCTCGACCCCGACCAGCTCCACCAGTTCGACGAGAGCTTCGAGCGGCCCACCGCCGACGGACGGCACGCGCCCACCGGATGGCTGGTGCGCTTCGACCCCGTCCGGGCCGAGCTGGCCGACCCCGAGATCCGGGTGAACGGCAGCCTGCGGGCCCTGGAGACCGACGCGTCCACGCTGGAGGTCACCGCCGACCACACCATGGTCTACGCGCTGCGGCCGGCCGGTGACCAGCGCGCCGGGACGTCGCTGTTCACCGTCCGGCGCGAGCTGACCTTCCGCTACGACCGGGAGGACCTGCGCCTGCACCAGACGCAGCTGGTCGCCTCCTACGTCCAGGCCGGGCCGCTCTCCTGCGCCGAGGACTCGGCGAACCACCTGCGGCCGCTGCTCGCCGGCCAGACGGCCAGGACCGGCGCCCCCGCCGGCACCGACCCGTACACCTCGGACAACGCCACCGCCCTGTGCGGGACCCTCGCGGCGAGCGCCCAGCCCAAGGTGTGA
- a CDS encoding SCO2584 family spore wall biosynthesis protein, with translation MPEDVGGTPFPDGWEPDDEHDRGVSDEEFASVVFDEAFVRAAAVHEPTAVERLLAAAQARAEATEAEAARRGRTRAERHDDGYGDFGHDPDLDDPDDDRDLLDRPYGAPPASGKQVRWHRPVAWILALLMGVGMVALAFVAVYRGASSGSGTQQVPPPASTGPEQGGSVTPSASADYSQPAVPVLPSSP, from the coding sequence GTGCCGGAGGACGTGGGGGGTACGCCGTTTCCCGACGGCTGGGAGCCCGACGACGAACACGACCGCGGGGTGTCGGACGAAGAGTTCGCCTCCGTGGTCTTCGACGAGGCCTTCGTACGGGCGGCCGCGGTGCACGAGCCGACCGCCGTCGAGCGCCTCCTGGCCGCCGCGCAGGCCCGCGCCGAGGCCACCGAGGCGGAGGCGGCCCGCCGCGGCCGCACCAGAGCCGAGCGCCACGACGACGGGTACGGCGATTTCGGCCATGATCCCGACCTCGACGACCCGGACGACGACCGCGACCTCCTGGACCGCCCCTACGGCGCCCCTCCCGCGTCCGGCAAGCAGGTCCGCTGGCACCGCCCCGTCGCCTGGATACTCGCCCTCCTGATGGGCGTGGGCATGGTCGCACTGGCCTTCGTGGCCGTCTACCGGGGAGCGTCCTCGGGCAGCGGCACACAGCAGGTGCCGCCACCCGCGTCGACCGGCCCCGAGCAGGGCGGCTCCGTGACCCCCTCGGCCTCCGCCGACTACTCGCAGCCCGCCGTCCCGGTGCTTCCGAGCAGCCCCTGA